A genomic window from Candidatus Hydrogenedentota bacterium includes:
- a CDS encoding tetratricopeptide repeat protein, producing the protein MIRTALQILCALAALAIAPYALAQADAPEPPAPPVAGGPDEAELAAYLEPLKALEGDQAAFADRVWDMGNAEFKKLDENRTILANPQSSNDSKIAASREIRVNVARLEALAAYGVERFENNPRLRNFRGNVYYDVLDKQVEGVKEWHTAVSLDSKYADPYNNLGMHYFHVGRYPLGFQNMDMALKLDPKSPDFCFNMAQNYLIYRPQTESHRGWPAEKVYKEAMKLSKKAVKLAPKDYELLQDYAVNFLAAQNFGVEPNWKEAVKAWRAARVYARTDEERFFTWMNEGRAWRSMGKKGEAIAAFQEALKIIPESEVARNNIARLEAGE; encoded by the coding sequence ATGATTAGAACGGCACTTCAGATTCTCTGTGCACTGGCCGCCCTGGCGATTGCCCCGTACGCGCTTGCCCAGGCCGATGCTCCGGAGCCGCCCGCGCCGCCCGTGGCGGGGGGGCCGGACGAGGCCGAGTTGGCCGCCTATCTGGAGCCTCTCAAGGCGCTGGAAGGAGACCAGGCCGCCTTCGCGGACCGGGTGTGGGACATGGGGAACGCGGAGTTCAAGAAGCTCGACGAGAACCGGACCATCCTGGCCAATCCGCAGTCGAGCAACGACAGCAAGATCGCGGCCAGCCGCGAGATCCGTGTAAACGTGGCGCGCCTGGAGGCGCTGGCGGCGTACGGCGTTGAACGATTCGAGAACAATCCCCGTCTCCGCAACTTCCGCGGCAATGTTTACTACGACGTCCTGGACAAACAGGTTGAGGGCGTGAAAGAGTGGCACACGGCGGTGTCCCTGGACAGCAAGTACGCCGATCCGTACAACAACCTCGGCATGCACTACTTCCACGTGGGCCGATATCCGCTGGGCTTTCAGAACATGGATATGGCGCTCAAGCTCGACCCGAAGAGCCCGGATTTCTGCTTTAACATGGCCCAGAACTACCTTATTTACCGCCCGCAGACGGAATCCCACCGCGGGTGGCCCGCGGAGAAGGTGTATAAAGAGGCCATGAAACTCTCGAAGAAAGCCGTGAAACTGGCTCCGAAAGATTACGAACTCCTGCAGGACTACGCCGTGAACTTTCTGGCGGCGCAAAATTTTGGCGTTGAGCCCAACTGGAAAGAGGCGGTGAAAGCGTGGCGCGCCGCGCGCGTATACGCCCGAACGGACGAGGAGCGTTTTTTTACGTGGATGAATGAAGGCCGCGCCTGGCGCTCAATGGGGAAGAAGGGCGAGGCCATTGCGGCGTTCCAGGAAGCCCTCAAGATCATTCCGGAAAGCGAGGTGGCCCGCAACAATATCGCGCGGCTGGAGGCCGGGGAATGA
- a CDS encoding J domain-containing protein, which yields MTGFSELLWVSAIILVLSATGVWPTIMRGLRELRGEPPLDDDPRRHPGAPPGDLDMCFRMLGISPSSNWDEIEKAYKRKAKIHHPDRGGDEDTMRALNEAYNRLKRLRKR from the coding sequence ATGACCGGTTTCTCCGAGCTACTCTGGGTCAGCGCGATCATCCTGGTGCTCAGCGCCACGGGGGTTTGGCCCACCATCATGCGCGGCCTGCGCGAACTGCGTGGCGAGCCCCCGCTGGACGACGACCCGCGCCGCCATCCGGGCGCGCCGCCGGGCGACCTGGACATGTGCTTCCGGATGCTGGGGATCTCGCCCTCCTCGAACTGGGACGAGATAGAGAAAGCGTACAAGCGCAAGGCCAAGATCCACCATCCGGATCGCGGCGGCGACGAAGATACCATGCGCGCCTTGAACGAGGCCTACAACCGATTGAAACGCCTTCGCAAACGCTGA
- the lepB gene encoding signal peptidase I, producing MNTLRSLLTSRKAGNVAVVAFLLVCAYLFVIREMRFFRIPSSSMEPTLLRADQIATLSEPAYRRGDIIVTKDNANGGFMVKRIVGLGGDAIAVRRGALFVNGEYASEPYILEPIGYEIPAPVIVPENHVFLLGDNRNNSSDSHDHLETFPEADIIGRVRFIYFPYDRWGVVRSYPLTNRHGQ from the coding sequence GTGAACACCTTGCGATCCCTATTGACCAGCCGCAAGGCGGGCAATGTCGCCGTTGTCGCCTTCCTGCTGGTGTGCGCGTACCTTTTCGTTATCCGCGAAATGCGCTTCTTCCGGATCCCTTCCTCCTCGATGGAGCCCACCCTGTTGCGCGCCGACCAGATTGCGACGCTTTCCGAGCCCGCGTACCGGCGCGGGGACATCATCGTCACGAAGGACAACGCCAATGGGGGCTTCATGGTCAAGCGAATCGTCGGGCTGGGGGGGGACGCCATTGCGGTGCGCCGGGGCGCGCTGTTCGTAAACGGAGAGTACGCCTCCGAGCCCTATATCCTGGAGCCCATTGGCTACGAGATTCCCGCGCCGGTCATCGTGCCCGAGAATCATGTTTTTCTGCTGGGCGACAACCGTAACAACAGTTCGGACAGCCACGATCATCTCGAGACCTTTCCCGAGGCAGACATCATAGGCCGCGTTCGATTCATTTATTTCCCGTACGACCGCTGGGGGGTGGTGCGGTCGTATCCCCTGACAAACCGGCACGGCCAGTAG
- a CDS encoding beta-1,4-galactosyltransferase, translating into MIYVTLGTMFLGFDRLVEAVDRIAETSGEQVVVQTGLSQKRPRHCAWFDFLPHEDVLAIQRRARVIVGHAGIGTVLDALAVKRPLIVVPRLKRYGEHMNDHQMEIAEAVARRGWGRMVLDVEELAEACARPPAAPVDYRPNKAPLIAAIRNAVERVAGA; encoded by the coding sequence GTGATCTACGTGACCCTCGGCACCATGTTTCTCGGTTTTGACCGGCTCGTTGAGGCTGTTGACCGCATCGCGGAGACCTCGGGGGAGCAGGTCGTTGTCCAGACCGGTCTCTCCCAAAAGCGGCCCCGGCACTGTGCCTGGTTCGACTTCCTGCCGCACGAGGACGTGCTTGCCATTCAACGGCGCGCGCGGGTCATCGTGGGGCACGCGGGGATCGGCACCGTGCTCGACGCACTGGCGGTGAAGCGCCCGCTGATCGTGGTTCCGCGGCTGAAACGGTATGGCGAGCACATGAACGACCACCAGATGGAAATTGCGGAAGCGGTCGCGCGGCGGGGCTGGGGGCGGATGGTGCTGGATGTGGAGGAACTTGCGGAGGCCTGCGCCCGCCCGCCTGCCGCGCCCGTGGATTATCGGCCCAATAAGGCGCCGCTGATTGCGGCTATACGTAACGCGGTTGAGCGCGTTGCGGGGGCGTAG
- the glgC gene encoding glucose-1-phosphate adenylyltransferase gives MNRVLTIILAGGAGERLYPLTRHRAKPAVPFGGCYRIIDFAMANCVNSNCRRIHILTQYKSQSLARHIRHSWDITRPELGESIEIIPPQMRVNDSWYRGTADALYHNLYSIDREAPDEVLVLSSDHIYKMDYQKMVQFHRQTEAGATVATIPVPLLEAPRYGVVSVDRDSRIIGFDEKPSEPRPDPGNPECAMASMGIYVFNMEVLREALLADANLNTSHDFGKDILPALLSRASVYAYPFQDENKKSARYWRDVGTLDAYWEANMDLASVDPLFNLYDRNWPMLIRMPAYPPAKFVFGTPGDRYGVAVDSIISPGCIISGGQVVRSVLSPEVRVNSYAHVEESVLFNDVHIGRHARLRRVIVEKHVRIPPHAEIGFDLERDARHFRVTPNGVVVVESGDAIPVAAAF, from the coding sequence GTGAATCGTGTGCTGACCATCATCCTCGCGGGCGGAGCGGGCGAACGGCTTTACCCGCTGACCCGGCACCGCGCGAAACCGGCGGTCCCCTTTGGCGGCTGCTACCGAATCATCGATTTTGCGATGGCCAACTGCGTCAACTCCAATTGCCGCCGCATTCATATCCTGACCCAGTACAAATCCCAATCGCTGGCGCGGCACATCCGGCACAGCTGGGACATCACCCGCCCGGAACTTGGGGAATCCATCGAGATCATCCCGCCGCAGATGCGCGTGAACGACAGCTGGTATCGCGGGACGGCGGACGCGCTCTACCACAACCTCTACTCCATCGATCGGGAAGCGCCCGACGAGGTGCTGGTGCTTTCGTCGGATCACATTTACAAGATGGATTATCAGAAGATGGTCCAGTTCCACCGGCAGACCGAGGCGGGGGCCACGGTGGCCACGATACCGGTGCCGCTGCTCGAAGCGCCGCGTTACGGCGTTGTTTCCGTCGACCGGGACAGCCGCATTATTGGTTTCGACGAGAAACCGTCCGAGCCGCGGCCTGATCCGGGCAATCCGGAGTGCGCGATGGCGTCCATGGGGATCTATGTCTTTAATATGGAGGTGCTTCGGGAGGCGCTGCTGGCCGACGCCAACCTGAATACGTCGCACGATTTCGGCAAGGACATTCTTCCGGCCCTGCTGAGCCGGGCGAGCGTCTACGCCTACCCGTTTCAGGACGAGAACAAGAAGTCCGCGCGCTACTGGCGCGATGTGGGCACGCTTGACGCCTACTGGGAGGCGAATATGGACCTCGCCAGCGTGGACCCGCTTTTCAACCTGTATGATCGCAACTGGCCGATGCTGATCCGCATGCCGGCCTATCCGCCCGCGAAGTTCGTGTTTGGCACGCCCGGCGATCGTTATGGCGTGGCCGTCGATTCCATCATCAGCCCGGGATGCATCATCAGCGGCGGCCAGGTGGTCCGATCCGTGCTTTCGCCCGAGGTCCGGGTGAACAGCTACGCCCATGTTGAGGAGTCCGTGCTGTTCAACGATGTCCACATCGGGCGCCATGCCCGGCTTCGCCGGGTGATCGTGGAAAAACATGTCCGGATCCCGCCCCACGCCGAGATTGGCTTCGATCTGGAGCGGGACGCGCGCCATTTCCGGGTCACGCCCAACGGGGTGGTGGTGGTGGAATCCGGCGACGCGATTCCGGTTGCGGCGGCGTTTTGA
- a CDS encoding DUF2304 domain-containing protein, protein MDEQSAEIIGFYWSHRVGLLCVSMAFMGLVLELVRRGHLKERYALLWLAAAVAGLFVGLFPRLIVWMSGAFGFQYLTVFYVTSFLFLLLLVLAFTVIISKLSDRNRALAQEIALLAQRLDALEEARCDSR, encoded by the coding sequence GTGGACGAGCAATCCGCCGAGATCATCGGATTCTACTGGTCGCACCGGGTGGGCCTTCTTTGCGTGAGCATGGCGTTCATGGGGCTTGTGCTCGAACTGGTCCGCCGGGGGCATTTGAAGGAGCGTTACGCCCTGCTCTGGCTCGCGGCGGCCGTGGCCGGGCTTTTCGTTGGTCTGTTTCCCCGGTTAATTGTGTGGATGTCCGGCGCTTTCGGCTTCCAATACTTGACCGTGTTTTACGTGACTTCCTTCCTTTTTTTGCTTTTGCTGGTGCTGGCGTTCACCGTGATTATCTCGAAGCTCTCCGATCGGAACCGCGCGCTCGCGCAGGAGATCGCCCTGCTTGCGCAGCGCCTGGATGCCTTGGAGGAGGCGCGCTGTGACTCCCGGTGA
- a CDS encoding rhomboid family intramembrane serine protease: MSQYEYSFGSGASGRPGITWATQRLILANVIVFALQLVSDPLFKSAGVHSGYFGGGFGLWFGFYQPAFLQGFVWTPFTYQFLHSTLLHLFLNMLWLFFFGPDVERVLGTRNFFRFYLICGAGGVLATFIPYFVNGSATNVVGASGAVMGVLVAFALIEPDRQVFLFPFPWPLNARALVMIVVVMNIITALSAAPVSVMTHFGGMVMGFLYMKSLPLILNFQRNRRRRASEAKKKTKPSEKVGEAVDNIFKFDDRKRR, translated from the coding sequence ATGAGCCAGTACGAATACAGTTTTGGAAGCGGCGCCTCGGGGCGCCCGGGCATTACCTGGGCCACACAGCGCCTGATCCTGGCGAACGTGATCGTGTTCGCGCTTCAGCTCGTTTCCGATCCCCTGTTCAAGAGCGCCGGCGTACATTCCGGGTATTTCGGCGGCGGCTTCGGCCTCTGGTTCGGATTTTACCAGCCCGCCTTCCTCCAGGGCTTTGTATGGACCCCCTTCACCTACCAGTTTCTGCACAGCACGCTGCTGCATCTTTTTCTGAACATGCTCTGGCTGTTTTTCTTCGGCCCGGACGTCGAGCGGGTGCTGGGCACGCGCAATTTCTTTCGCTTCTACCTCATCTGCGGGGCCGGCGGGGTGCTGGCGACCTTCATTCCCTATTTCGTGAACGGATCCGCCACCAATGTGGTCGGCGCGAGCGGCGCGGTCATGGGGGTGCTGGTTGCTTTCGCCCTGATCGAGCCGGACCGCCAGGTCTTTCTGTTTCCGTTCCCGTGGCCCCTGAACGCGCGCGCCCTGGTCATGATCGTGGTGGTGATGAACATCATCACCGCCCTGAGCGCGGCGCCGGTGTCGGTGATGACGCATTTCGGGGGGATGGTCATGGGGTTCCTGTACATGAAATCCCTGCCCCTGATCTTAAATTTCCAGCGGAACCGCCGCCGCCGCGCGAGCGAGGCGAAAAAGAAGACCAAGCCCTCGGAAAAGGTGGGGGAGGCGGTGGACAATATCTTCAAGTTTGACGACCGGAAGCGCCGGTAG
- a CDS encoding glycosyltransferase family 2 protein, translated as MVARVLVIVPAYNEEATIADVIAQVRAALPDGDIVVVDDGSRDATAARVRKSGAATLLSLPFNLGIGGAMQTGYKYALRHGYDVAVQCDADGQHPAGEIGRLVERIADGTADVVIGSRYVADRGYTPTLIRRIGKSLLSRWIDFFIGGGITDTTSGFRAMNRATIAVVAERYPEDYPEPEVLVILHKHGLKAVEIPVTMRARQGGISSIRPHGAAYYMIKVGLAVFIDLFRQYAPPRANQQEH; from the coding sequence ATCGTGGCGCGCGTCCTGGTGATAGTGCCGGCATACAACGAGGAAGCAACGATCGCGGATGTGATCGCGCAGGTGCGGGCCGCGCTCCCGGACGGCGATATTGTGGTCGTGGATGACGGGTCCCGAGATGCGACAGCGGCGCGCGTGCGGAAGTCCGGCGCCGCCACGCTCCTGTCGCTCCCGTTCAACCTGGGCATCGGCGGCGCCATGCAGACGGGCTACAAATACGCGCTGCGGCACGGGTATGACGTGGCCGTGCAATGCGACGCGGACGGGCAGCACCCCGCGGGCGAGATCGGGCGGCTTGTCGAGCGCATCGCCGATGGCACGGCGGATGTCGTCATTGGATCGCGGTATGTGGCCGACCGAGGGTATACGCCAACGCTGATTCGCCGGATCGGGAAGTCGCTGCTCTCGCGCTGGATCGATTTCTTCATTGGCGGGGGCATTACCGACACCACGAGCGGATTCCGGGCGATGAACCGCGCCACGATTGCGGTGGTGGCCGAGCGTTACCCGGAAGACTACCCCGAGCCGGAAGTGCTGGTGATCCTGCATAAGCACGGCCTGAAGGCCGTCGAGATTCCCGTCACCATGCGCGCGCGGCAGGGGGGAATCAGCTCTATTCGCCCCCACGGCGCCGCCTATTACATGATCAAGGTCGGCCTCGCGGTTTTCATCGATCTTTTCCGCCAGTACGCCCCGCCGCGCGCGAACCAGCAGGAGCATTAG
- a CDS encoding glycosyltransferase family 2 protein yields the protein MRASIIIPAHNAQRTLARCVGACLSQEYPDFEVIVVDDGSTDATASIAREIAGITRIQQENQGPAAARNRGAGAATGEILVFTDADCVPEPGWLARLLSAFDDGVAGVGGTYTCANPERRLARVIQAEIARRHAQFGDRVDFLGSFNVAYRAENFRNVGGFDESYRQASGEDNDLAYRVEASGGLLRFTSEAAVAHYHPDRLWRYLRTQARHGYWRIKLYRDHPARARGDQYAGLPDLIAPPLALLGAALAPALAAAQALGWNGIRLLPALASVWTVTALLHAPLIRQMRGALAPADLLYFGLVLLLRDVARAAGLCRGFWDFQVRGGS from the coding sequence GTGCGGGCGAGCATCATCATACCGGCGCACAACGCGCAGCGAACGCTGGCGCGGTGTGTCGGGGCGTGTCTTTCCCAGGAGTATCCGGATTTCGAGGTGATCGTGGTGGACGATGGGTCCACGGACGCGACGGCGTCGATTGCCCGGGAGATCGCGGGAATCACCCGCATCCAGCAGGAAAACCAGGGGCCCGCGGCGGCGCGCAACCGGGGCGCGGGGGCCGCGACGGGAGAGATTCTGGTATTCACCGATGCGGACTGCGTACCCGAGCCGGGTTGGCTTGCGCGGCTGCTCTCGGCCTTCGATGATGGGGTCGCGGGCGTGGGGGGGACGTACACGTGCGCGAACCCGGAGCGCCGTCTGGCCCGGGTGATTCAGGCGGAAATCGCGCGGCGCCACGCGCAGTTTGGCGATCGGGTGGATTTCCTGGGTTCGTTTAACGTGGCGTATCGCGCCGAAAACTTCCGCAACGTTGGGGGCTTTGATGAATCCTACCGCCAGGCTTCGGGGGAGGACAACGATCTCGCGTATCGTGTTGAGGCGTCGGGCGGCCTGCTGCGATTCACTTCGGAGGCCGCCGTGGCGCATTATCACCCCGACCGCTTATGGCGCTATCTGCGCACCCAGGCGCGCCACGGCTACTGGCGGATTAAGCTGTACCGCGACCACCCCGCACGCGCACGGGGCGACCAGTACGCCGGCTTGCCGGACCTGATCGCGCCGCCGCTCGCCCTTTTGGGGGCCGCGCTCGCCCCCGCACTGGCAGCCGCGCAGGCGCTGGGCTGGAACGGGATCCGCCTCCTGCCGGCCCTGGCGTCGGTGTGGACGGTGACGGCGCTGCTGCACGCGCCTTTGATCCGGCAAATGCGCGGCGCGCTCGCCCCCGCCGACCTGCTATACTTCGGCCTCGTGCTTTTGTTGCGCGATGTGGCCCGGGCGGCGGGCCTGTGTCGCGGATTCTGGGACTTTCAGGTGCGGGGAGGGAGTTGA